In Pseudothermotoga hypogea DSM 11164 = NBRC 106472, the following are encoded in one genomic region:
- a CDS encoding amino acid ABC transporter permease — translation MSFAEVFVQAIPKLLNGLIVTFYMTAFAAIFGLLFGTLLCVWRVYANKVVSFLSATFIELIRGTPMLVQLFILYYGLPVYGIRFSPLVAALIGFTMNSAAYQAEYIRGAIQSIGSGQMRAALSIGMSKWQAVRLIILPQALRRVIPAWTNEFIYLLKYTSMAYIIGAPEMMAQAKFIASRNFEFFKVYLITALIYLTVVWISSFFFAWLERKLRIPGTVVGER, via the coding sequence ATGAGTTTTGCCGAGGTGTTCGTTCAAGCGATCCCAAAGCTTTTGAACGGTCTGATCGTCACATTCTACATGACCGCCTTCGCGGCGATCTTCGGACTTCTGTTTGGAACGCTCCTGTGTGTCTGGCGTGTTTACGCCAACAAAGTGGTGAGCTTTCTCAGCGCAACGTTCATAGAACTCATAAGAGGTACTCCTATGCTTGTTCAGCTCTTCATCCTCTACTACGGTCTTCCAGTCTATGGGATAAGGTTTTCCCCGCTGGTTGCGGCTCTCATCGGCTTCACAATGAACAGTGCAGCTTATCAAGCTGAGTACATAAGGGGTGCGATACAGTCGATAGGTTCAGGACAGATGAGGGCAGCTCTGTCCATCGGGATGAGCAAGTGGCAAGCGGTGAGGTTGATCATCCTACCGCAAGCGTTGAGACGCGTCATTCCAGCTTGGACGAACGAGTTCATATACCTGCTCAAGTACACCTCCATGGCTTACATCATAGGCGCACCCGAGATGATGGCACAAGCCAAGTTCATCGCGAGCAGGAACTTCGAGTTCTTCAAAGTTTATCTGATCACCGCTCTGATCTATCTGACAGTCGTTTGGATCTCATCTTTCTTCTTCGCGTGGTTGGAGAGAAAGCTCAGAATACCTGGAACGGTCGTTGGGGAGAGATGA
- a CDS encoding methyl-accepting chemotaxis protein, with amino-acid sequence MDKKTFDKISSAFFAENLMTSFMNQLDEALVSRVLDLQRQIGSVMEKFSKMSGELSELQTKFSRDSEALESAFEAIKKVGSQMESQLSQSGASLEQASEKFESALEQTSMTIESFREAQTMVEKINTIAKQTKLLALNASIEAARAGEFGRGFAVVAAEIQKLATESGVAAQEITKKVQQLSEMIEKSIEGLRVVGQIFEVFKNSTAQMLSFLRQNADVIVQTSETFKEAQENFERQGESIEETYRVLQNANEKFNAMLRVISSVVKAQQKLKDVKL; translated from the coding sequence TTGGACAAGAAGACCTTTGACAAAATTTCTTCTGCGTTCTTTGCGGAAAACTTGATGACCAGTTTCATGAATCAGCTGGACGAAGCGCTCGTCTCGAGGGTTCTCGATCTTCAAAGGCAGATCGGTTCGGTGATGGAGAAATTTTCCAAGATGAGCGGAGAGCTGTCGGAACTGCAAACGAAGTTCTCCAGAGACAGTGAGGCGCTCGAGTCGGCTTTCGAGGCCATAAAGAAAGTCGGTAGCCAGATGGAATCTCAGCTGTCCCAGTCTGGTGCCAGCTTGGAACAGGCGAGCGAGAAGTTCGAAAGTGCACTGGAACAAACTTCTATGACGATCGAGAGCTTCAGGGAAGCTCAAACGATGGTTGAGAAGATCAACACCATCGCGAAACAGACCAAGTTGTTGGCACTGAACGCTTCGATTGAGGCTGCGAGGGCTGGTGAGTTCGGTAGAGGCTTTGCCGTGGTGGCAGCAGAGATACAGAAGCTCGCCACCGAGTCGGGTGTTGCTGCGCAGGAGATAACGAAGAAGGTCCAACAGCTCAGTGAGATGATAGAGAAGTCCATCGAGGGTCTGAGAGTGGTTGGTCAAATCTTTGAGGTCTTCAAGAATTCCACCGCGCAGATGCTGTCTTTCTTGAGGCAAAACGCTGATGTGATCGTTCAGACCAGTGAAACGTTCAAAGAGGCACAAGAGAATTTCGAAAGACAAGGTGAGTCCATTGAAGAGACCTACCGAGTCTTGCAGAATGCCAACGAGAAGTTCAACGCCATGCTCAGGGTCATAAGCTCAGTGGTGAAGGCGCAACAGAAGCTCAAAGATGTGAAGCTCTGA
- a CDS encoding oxygen-binding di-iron domain-containing protein, translating to MIQNSLLFDNGTHKFYFLGWEEKEEEIVQTNQYLIVDGNEAVLLDPGGAHVFPRVLANVSEVVDPSRITHIFYTHQDPDVTSGIILWLSIAENSKVYISNLWIRFLPHFGVFDQRRVVAIPDHGDVIRLKSGNVLELIPSHYLHSTGNFTLYDPTAKILFSGDIGTCVFPAGKRYRETEDFESHVKNMELFHRRYMTSSVACRKWVEIVSKKQIQQIAPQHGAVMKGACVRKFFDWLRDLKCGVDLIDQFYGK from the coding sequence ATGATCCAGAACAGCTTACTCTTCGACAACGGAACTCACAAATTCTACTTTCTTGGGTGGGAAGAGAAGGAAGAAGAGATCGTTCAGACGAACCAGTACTTGATAGTCGACGGAAACGAAGCTGTTTTGCTCGATCCAGGTGGTGCCCACGTGTTTCCAAGAGTGCTGGCGAACGTTTCCGAAGTGGTGGATCCCTCGAGAATAACCCACATCTTTTACACCCACCAAGATCCCGACGTGACGAGTGGTATCATCCTGTGGCTCTCGATCGCCGAGAACAGCAAAGTCTACATCTCGAACCTCTGGATCCGCTTTTTGCCACACTTCGGGGTGTTCGATCAAAGAAGGGTGGTCGCCATACCAGATCATGGGGATGTTATCAGGCTCAAGAGTGGAAATGTACTCGAGTTGATACCATCGCACTATTTGCATTCAACTGGGAATTTCACGTTGTACGATCCGACTGCCAAGATACTCTTCTCAGGTGACATCGGTACTTGTGTTTTTCCGGCTGGAAAGAGGTATCGAGAGACCGAAGATTTCGAATCGCACGTGAAGAACATGGAACTGTTCCACAGAAGGTACATGACGAGCAGCGTCGCATGCAGAAAATGGGTAGAGATCGTTTCGAAGAAGCAGATTCAACAGATTGCACCACAGCATGGCGCAGTGATGAAAGGCGCTTGTGTTCGAAAATTCTTCGATTGGCTCAGGGATCTCAAATGTGGAGTTGACTTGATAGATCAATTCTACGGGAAGTGA